In a genomic window of Pseudoxanthomonas indica:
- a CDS encoding TetR/AcrR family transcriptional regulator: protein MPSFLPSFAAIQRRQRVHAAVRELMSEQGFRISMEAVAARAGCSKQTLYAQFGSKQALLRSVIDENLDLATVRLDEPGDDLRGTLIAFAMEHLAHLCDPSVVATSQLLTAEAHQFPEEAQALYRDGCDALVQRLATWLAAAMQRGQLRHDDPHLAAELLLSMIVGLDFERQRFAVPHRQSVMARRRWAGFATDTFLRAFSAESTGAAASP, encoded by the coding sequence ATGCCTTCCTTCCTGCCCTCTTTCGCCGCCATCCAGCGGCGACAACGCGTCCACGCTGCCGTGAGGGAACTCATGTCAGAACAGGGCTTCCGGATCAGCATGGAGGCCGTGGCCGCCCGCGCCGGCTGCTCCAAACAGACGCTCTACGCGCAGTTTGGCAGCAAGCAGGCGCTGCTCCGCAGCGTCATCGACGAGAACCTCGACCTGGCGACGGTGCGCCTGGACGAGCCCGGCGACGACTTGCGCGGTACGCTGATCGCCTTCGCGATGGAGCACCTGGCCCACCTGTGCGATCCTTCGGTCGTTGCCACCAGTCAACTGCTGACTGCCGAAGCCCACCAGTTTCCCGAAGAAGCGCAAGCGCTGTACCGAGATGGTTGTGACGCACTGGTGCAACGGCTAGCCACCTGGTTGGCCGCCGCCATGCAACGCGGACAACTACGTCATGACGATCCGCACTTGGCCGCCGAATTGCTGTTGAGCATGATCGTCGGCCTGGATTTTGAACGACAGCGCTTTGCCGTTCCGCATCGGCAAAGCGTGATGGCCCGCCGCCGTTGGGCTGGCTTCGCCACTGATACGTTCCTCCGCGCGTTCTCCGCCGAGTCCACCGGCGCCGCGGCTTCCCCATAA
- a CDS encoding NAD-glutamate dehydrogenase, translating into MNAVRSSKKARKSSTPAKSTPPAKKAVKKVVAKKTTTSPAVKPATSKRAPARKVTVRPVAVAAKRAAGGLAKRAAAGFSLQPIFAAIRKRVAVARQDEAQTFAEAFYKRMEADEYPNHGPAAWAALAVDMLDFARQRKPGTANVRVFNATAQANGWDSPHTVLQIINDDMPFLVDSVSMTLADMGVGVHVLGHPLVRFTRDKSGKVTSVGEGKAESLMVLEIDRQQADDMPRIEARIRGVLEEVRGSVRDWSPMREKMLAVADDLATRRLPISDAGRREAQEFLRWAANDHFTFFGYREYRVEKGDGEGILRAVEGSGMGLLRAKDTTTPRNVKSLAAHYMPQSGSVDALILTKTNRRSNIHRPGNMDYIGVLEFDAKGVPIAEQRFIGLYTSSAYNRRPWEIPVVRERHEFVMRQSGLSPSSHSGKALRHILETLPREELFQSNEEELNRTAMGILGLQERVRSKLFLRRDRYGRFFSALVYIPRDRFNTDVRLRIEALLKQALHGEYVDTNVQLGESPLAQLHVTIRPKAGEQVDVDTAALEADIAHLLRNWQDDLRETLISRHGESQGLKLMNEYGRALPAGYIETVSPEFAANDVEHLAALTGPDALRLSLHRSRRPRAGEGRLRLNLYRQGNDIPLSDALPLMENMGLRVMSEHPFRLDAGATPVYIQEFEVEPVGGPVETERLHSAFEEAFARVWQGDAENDGFNRLVLGASLDWRQVAMLRGYCKYLQQTGVPFSQAYVEETLNRYPLLARLLVELFEARFDPRTGKESKAEIRAGQEHFAAQLRVLAQGDETALAALRPMLAAREGKREEQIASTHKALIKLLDRVSSLDEDRILRGFMGAIDATLRTSYYQLGANGQPTHTISFKFDSARVPDLPKPRPYREIFVYGPRVEGVHLRFGPVARGGLRWSDRREDFRTEVLGLVKAQMVKNTVIVPVGAKGGFFVKRPPVGGDRDAQLAEGIACYKMFIQGLLDITDNIVNNRIVAPLDVVRHDQDDPYLVVAADKGTATFSDIANGLAIAHNFWMGDAFASGGSVGYDHKGMGITARGAWESVKRHFRAMGRNSQTEDFTCVGIGDMSGDVFGNGMLLSEHIKLVAAFDHRHIFLDPTPDPARSFIERQRMFTVPRSSWADYDAKLISKGGGIHPRSAKSIEITPQVREVLDLPESVKSMSPNELMSAILKSPVDLLWNGGIGTYVKSSAESNADVGDRANNGLRVDGRDLRCKVVGEGGNLGMTQLGRIEAGQHGVLLNTDFIDNSAGVDTSDHEVNIKILLNGVVQSKKLRMESRNKLLADMTNEVADLVLWDNYRQNQALSLMERMSVSRLGSKQHFIQTLESQGLLDRQIEFLPSDTELAERKARGQGLTRPELAVLLSYSKLVVFQQLLDSDIPEDPYLSKELQRYFPKPLQKKYADEMEKHRLKREIIATAVTNTTINRMGATFLLRMQEDTGRSPAEVAKAFTITRETLDARLLWNQIDALDGKVPESVQIDALQVIWSVQRTFTRWLLTRQGPITAIATAVERYYEGFNEIRAADGVLPDSLRPAYNASLQEWRAKGLPAGLAGQIAALPYLEPSCDIIELARSRKLKPVEVSKVHYRLGEALHLPWLLDQVEALKVDGRWHAVARGVLRDELTNHQRTLTNQVLSMPGATADAKVQAWLQRDDAGLRFTLAMLNELAAQKTLDYPTASVAVQRLGQLAQS; encoded by the coding sequence ATGAACGCTGTGCGCAGTTCGAAGAAAGCCCGCAAATCGTCGACCCCGGCCAAGTCCACCCCGCCCGCCAAGAAGGCGGTGAAGAAGGTGGTTGCCAAGAAGACGACGACCTCACCGGCGGTCAAGCCGGCGACCAGCAAAAGGGCGCCTGCGCGCAAGGTGACGGTCCGACCGGTGGCAGTGGCGGCCAAGCGGGCCGCGGGTGGCCTGGCCAAGCGCGCGGCGGCGGGCTTCAGCCTGCAACCGATCTTCGCGGCCATCCGCAAGCGGGTGGCGGTGGCCCGCCAGGATGAGGCGCAGACCTTTGCCGAAGCGTTCTACAAGCGCATGGAAGCCGACGAGTATCCCAACCATGGTCCGGCCGCGTGGGCCGCACTGGCGGTGGACATGCTGGACTTCGCGCGCCAGCGCAAGCCGGGCACGGCCAACGTGCGCGTGTTCAACGCCACCGCCCAGGCCAATGGCTGGGATTCGCCGCACACCGTGTTGCAGATCATCAACGACGACATGCCGTTCCTGGTCGACTCGGTCAGCATGACCCTGGCCGACATGGGCGTGGGCGTGCATGTGCTGGGCCACCCGCTGGTGCGCTTCACCCGTGACAAGTCGGGCAAGGTCACCTCGGTGGGCGAGGGCAAGGCCGAATCGCTGATGGTGCTGGAAATTGACCGCCAGCAAGCCGACGACATGCCGCGCATCGAAGCGCGCATCCGCGGCGTGCTGGAAGAAGTGCGCGGCAGCGTGCGCGACTGGTCGCCGATGCGCGAGAAGATGCTGGCCGTGGCCGATGACCTGGCCACCCGCCGCCTGCCGATCAGCGATGCCGGCCGCCGCGAGGCGCAGGAATTCCTGCGCTGGGCTGCCAATGATCACTTCACCTTCTTCGGCTACCGCGAGTACCGGGTGGAGAAGGGCGATGGCGAAGGCATCCTGCGCGCCGTGGAAGGCAGCGGCATGGGCCTGTTGCGGGCCAAGGACACCACCACCCCGCGCAACGTCAAGAGCCTGGCCGCGCACTACATGCCGCAGTCCGGTTCGGTCGACGCGCTGATCCTGACCAAGACCAACCGCCGCTCCAACATCCATCGCCCGGGCAACATGGACTACATCGGCGTGCTCGAATTCGACGCCAAGGGCGTGCCGATCGCCGAGCAGCGCTTCATTGGCCTGTACACCTCCAGCGCCTACAACCGCCGCCCGTGGGAAATCCCGGTGGTGCGCGAGCGCCACGAATTCGTGATGCGCCAGTCCGGCCTGTCGCCGAGTAGCCACAGCGGCAAGGCGCTGCGGCATATCCTGGAAACGCTGCCGCGCGAAGAGCTGTTCCAGTCCAACGAGGAAGAGCTCAACCGCACCGCGATGGGCATCCTCGGCCTGCAGGAGCGCGTGCGCAGCAAGCTGTTCCTGCGCCGCGACCGCTACGGCCGCTTCTTCTCGGCGCTGGTGTACATTCCGCGTGATCGCTTCAACACCGACGTGCGCCTGCGCATCGAAGCCCTGCTCAAGCAGGCGCTGCATGGCGAGTACGTGGACACCAACGTGCAGTTGGGCGAATCGCCGCTGGCGCAGCTGCACGTCACCATCCGGCCCAAGGCCGGCGAACAGGTCGACGTGGATACCGCGGCGCTGGAAGCCGACATCGCCCACCTGCTGCGCAACTGGCAGGACGATCTGCGCGAGACCCTGATCAGCCGCCATGGCGAAAGCCAGGGCCTGAAGCTGATGAACGAGTATGGCCGCGCCTTGCCGGCCGGCTACATCGAGACCGTGTCGCCGGAGTTCGCCGCCAACGACGTCGAACACCTGGCTGCGCTCACCGGCCCGGACGCATTGCGCCTGAGCCTGCACCGTTCGCGCCGCCCGCGTGCCGGCGAAGGCCGCCTGCGCCTGAACCTGTATCGCCAGGGCAACGACATCCCGCTGTCCGACGCGCTGCCGCTGATGGAGAACATGGGCCTGCGGGTCATGTCCGAACATCCGTTCCGCCTGGATGCCGGCGCCACGCCGGTCTACATCCAGGAGTTCGAAGTGGAACCCGTCGGTGGCCCGGTCGAGACCGAGCGCCTGCACAGCGCCTTCGAGGAAGCCTTTGCCCGCGTCTGGCAGGGCGATGCCGAGAACGACGGCTTCAACCGGCTGGTGCTGGGCGCCAGCCTGGACTGGCGCCAGGTGGCCATGCTGCGCGGCTACTGCAAGTACCTGCAGCAGACCGGCGTGCCGTTCTCGCAGGCCTACGTGGAAGAAACGCTCAACCGTTATCCGCTGCTGGCGCGCCTGCTGGTGGAACTGTTCGAGGCGCGCTTCGATCCGCGTACCGGCAAGGAGAGCAAGGCCGAGATCCGCGCCGGCCAGGAACACTTCGCCGCCCAGCTGCGCGTGCTGGCGCAAGGCGACGAAACCGCCCTGGCGGCGCTGCGCCCGATGCTGGCCGCGCGCGAAGGCAAGCGCGAGGAGCAGATCGCCAGCACCCACAAGGCGCTGATCAAGCTGCTCGATCGCGTGTCCAGCCTGGACGAAGACCGCATCCTGCGCGGCTTCATGGGCGCGATCGACGCCACCCTGCGCACCAGCTATTACCAGCTCGGTGCCAATGGCCAACCCACCCACACGATCAGCTTCAAGTTCGATTCGGCACGCGTGCCGGATCTGCCCAAGCCGCGTCCGTACCGCGAAATCTTCGTCTACGGCCCGCGCGTGGAAGGCGTGCACCTGCGATTCGGTCCGGTTGCCCGTGGCGGCCTGCGCTGGTCGGATCGTCGCGAAGACTTCCGTACCGAGGTGCTGGGCCTGGTCAAGGCGCAGATGGTCAAGAACACGGTGATCGTACCGGTCGGCGCCAAGGGCGGCTTCTTCGTCAAGCGTCCGCCGGTCGGGGGCGATCGCGATGCGCAGCTGGCCGAAGGCATCGCCTGCTACAAGATGTTCATCCAGGGCCTGCTGGACATCACCGACAACATCGTCAACAACCGCATCGTCGCGCCGCTCGACGTGGTCCGCCACGATCAGGACGATCCGTACCTGGTGGTGGCCGCCGACAAGGGCACGGCCACGTTCTCGGACATCGCCAACGGCCTGGCCATCGCGCACAACTTCTGGATGGGCGACGCCTTCGCTTCCGGCGGTTCCGTCGGCTATGACCACAAGGGCATGGGCATCACCGCGCGTGGCGCCTGGGAGTCGGTCAAGCGCCACTTCCGCGCGATGGGCCGCAATTCGCAGACCGAGGACTTCACCTGTGTGGGCATCGGCGACATGTCCGGTGACGTGTTCGGCAACGGCATGCTGCTGTCCGAGCACATCAAGCTGGTCGCGGCCTTCGATCACCGCCACATCTTCCTGGACCCGACCCCGGATCCGGCGCGCAGCTTCATCGAGCGCCAACGCATGTTCACCGTGCCGCGTTCGAGTTGGGCCGACTACGATGCCAAGCTGATCTCCAAGGGCGGTGGCATCCATCCGCGCAGTGCCAAGTCGATCGAGATCACCCCGCAGGTGCGTGAGGTGCTGGATCTGCCGGAGAGCGTCAAGTCGATGTCGCCCAACGAGCTGATGAGCGCCATCCTGAAGTCGCCGGTGGATCTGTTGTGGAACGGCGGCATCGGCACCTACGTCAAGAGCAGTGCCGAATCCAATGCCGACGTCGGCGATCGCGCCAACAACGGCCTGCGCGTGGATGGCCGTGACCTGCGCTGCAAGGTGGTGGGCGAGGGCGGCAACCTGGGCATGACCCAGCTGGGCCGCATCGAAGCCGGCCAACATGGCGTACTGCTCAACACCGATTTCATCGACAACTCCGCCGGCGTGGACACCTCTGATCACGAGGTCAACATCAAGATCCTGCTCAATGGCGTGGTCCAGTCGAAGAAGCTGCGGATGGAATCACGCAACAAGCTGCTCGCCGACATGACCAACGAAGTGGCGGACCTGGTCCTGTGGGACAACTACCGCCAGAACCAGGCCCTGAGCCTGATGGAGCGCATGAGCGTCTCGCGCCTGGGATCCAAGCAGCACTTCATCCAGACCCTGGAATCGCAGGGCCTGCTGGATCGCCAGATCGAGTTCCTGCCGTCGGATACCGAACTGGCCGAGCGCAAGGCGCGCGGGCAGGGCCTGACCCGACCGGAGCTGGCGGTGTTGCTGTCGTACTCCAAGCTGGTGGTGTTCCAGCAGTTGCTGGACTCGGACATTCCGGAAGATCCGTACCTGTCCAAGGAACTGCAGCGCTACTTCCCCAAGCCGCTGCAGAAGAAGTATGCGGACGAAATGGAGAAGCACCGCCTGAAGCGCGAAATCATCGCCACCGCGGTGACCAACACCACCATCAACCGGATGGGCGCGACCTTCCTGCTGCGCATGCAGGAAGACACAGGCCGCAGCCCGGCCGAAGTGGCCAAGGCCTTCACCATCACCCGCGAGACCCTGGACGCGCGCCTGTTGTGGAACCAGATCGACGCGCTGGATGGCAAGGTGCCCGAGTCGGTGCAGATCGATGCCCTGCAGGTGATCTGGTCGGTGCAGCGCACCTTCACCCGCTGGCTGCTGACCCGGCAGGGTCCGATTACGGCCATTGCCACGGCGGTGGAGCGCTACTACGAAGGCTTCAACGAGATCCGCGCCGCCGACGGCGTGCTGCCCGATTCGCTGCGTCCGGCCTACAACGCCAGCCTGCAGGAATGGCGCGCCAAGGGGCTGCCGGCCGGTCTGGCCGGCCAGATCGCGGCCCTGCCGTACCTGGAACCGTCCTGCGACATCATCGAACTGGCGCGTTCGCGCAAGCTCAAGCCGGTGGAAGTGTCCAAGGTCCATTACCGCCTGGGCGAAGCCCTGCACCTGCCGTGGTTGCTGGACCAGGTCGAGGCACTCAAGGTGGATGGCCGCTGGCATGCGGTGGCACGCGGCGTGCTGCGCGATGAACTGACCAACCACCAGCGCACCCTGACCAACCAGGTGCTGTCGATGCCGGGCGCCACCGCCGATGCCAAGGTCCAGGCTTGGCTGCAGCGCGACGACGCCGGACTGCGTTTCACCCTGGCGATGCTCAACGAGCTGGCCGCGCAGAAGACGCTGGACTATCCGACCGCGTCGGTGGCGGTGCAGCGCTTGGGTCAGTTGGCGCAGTCGTAA
- a CDS encoding NAD kinase has product MSPSPRIAFLASPAPEAQQALETLTALHGRHAPDEAEVLCALGGDGFMLHTLHRHGSQGKPVYGMKLGTVGFLMNQYRADGLLERIANAEPAKLRPLEMHALTESGATIASLAYNEVSLLRQTRQAAHLRIDLNGQTRLDELICDGVLTATPAGSTAYNFSAHGPILPLGSHTIALTPIAPFRPRRWRGAILRADTEVRFQVLDPYKRPVSVTADSHEVRDVLEVTIRESQDRTVTLLFDPEHNLEERILSEQFVV; this is encoded by the coding sequence ATGAGCCCGAGCCCCCGCATCGCGTTTCTCGCCAGCCCGGCGCCAGAAGCCCAGCAAGCCCTCGAGACGTTGACCGCGTTGCACGGTCGCCACGCGCCTGACGAGGCCGAGGTGCTGTGCGCGCTCGGCGGCGATGGCTTCATGCTGCACACCCTCCATCGCCACGGCAGCCAGGGCAAACCGGTGTACGGCATGAAGCTGGGCACGGTGGGCTTCCTGATGAACCAGTACCGCGCCGATGGCCTGCTGGAGCGCATCGCCAACGCCGAACCGGCCAAGCTGCGTCCGCTGGAGATGCACGCCCTGACCGAGTCGGGGGCGACCATCGCCTCGCTGGCCTACAACGAAGTCTCGCTGCTGCGGCAGACCCGCCAGGCCGCGCACCTGCGCATCGATCTGAACGGCCAGACCCGCCTGGATGAATTGATCTGTGATGGCGTATTGACCGCTACGCCTGCCGGCAGCACCGCCTACAACTTTTCCGCGCACGGGCCGATCCTGCCGCTGGGCTCGCACACCATCGCCTTGACGCCCATCGCGCCGTTCCGTCCGCGGCGCTGGCGTGGCGCGATCCTGCGCGCCGATACCGAGGTGCGCTTCCAGGTGCTGGACCCGTACAAGCGACCGGTCAGCGTCACGGCCGATTCGCATGAAGTGCGCGACGTGCTGGAAGTGACCATCCGCGAATCGCAGGATCGAACCGTGACCCTGTTGTTTGATCCCGAGCACAATCTGGAGGAACGTATCCTCAGCGAGCAATTCGTGGTCTAG
- a CDS encoding 5'-nucleotidase — translation MSDNTPRLLTVAVTSRALFDLEESHSLWEDEGLEAYSAYQREHEDAVLAPGVAFPVVRKLLALNVGADPATPRVEVILLSRNSADTGLRIFNSIQHHGLGIVRAVFTSGEPTWPYIRPFGADLFLSANPDSVRRSLEHGIAAATILPAQMHQQKHADQLRIAFDGDAVIFGDESERISREQGVEAFGRHEREHARAPLSGGPFKGFLSALHQLQQVFPAGEHSPIRTALVTARSAPAHERVIRTLREWGVRLDEALFLGGRHKGPFLEAFGADIFFDDSQHNIDSALAHVAAGHVPHGVANDL, via the coding sequence ATGTCCGACAACACGCCCCGTTTGCTGACCGTCGCGGTGACCTCGCGCGCCCTGTTCGATCTCGAAGAGAGTCATTCGTTGTGGGAAGACGAGGGGCTGGAGGCCTACAGCGCCTACCAGCGCGAACACGAGGACGCGGTGCTCGCGCCGGGCGTGGCGTTCCCGGTGGTGCGCAAACTGCTGGCACTGAACGTGGGCGCCGATCCGGCGACGCCACGGGTGGAAGTGATCCTGCTCTCGCGCAACTCGGCCGATACCGGCCTGCGCATCTTCAACTCCATCCAGCATCACGGATTGGGGATCGTGCGCGCCGTGTTCACCTCCGGCGAACCCACCTGGCCCTACATCCGCCCGTTCGGCGCCGACCTGTTCCTGTCGGCCAATCCGGATTCGGTGCGGCGCTCGCTGGAGCACGGCATCGCCGCGGCGACGATCCTGCCGGCGCAGATGCACCAGCAGAAACACGCGGATCAACTGCGCATCGCCTTTGACGGCGATGCGGTGATCTTCGGCGATGAGAGCGAGCGCATTTCGCGCGAGCAGGGCGTGGAGGCCTTTGGTCGCCACGAGCGCGAGCATGCGCGCGCGCCGCTGTCGGGTGGCCCGTTCAAGGGTTTCCTGTCGGCCCTGCACCAGTTGCAGCAGGTGTTTCCGGCCGGCGAGCATTCGCCCATCCGCACCGCGCTGGTCACCGCCCGATCCGCGCCTGCACACGAACGGGTCATCCGCACCCTGCGCGAATGGGGCGTGCGATTGGACGAGGCGCTGTTCCTGGGCGGTCGCCACAAAGGTCCGTTCCTGGAAGCCTTTGGCGCCGACATCTTCTTCGACGACTCCCAGCACAACATCGACAGTGCCTTGGCGCATGTCGCCGCCGGCCACGTGCCACACGGCGTGGCCAACGATTTGTAG
- a CDS encoding DUF2939 domain-containing protein, whose protein sequence is MKKWIALALVLVLALVGYVAAGPYLAINGIRTALAEQDTAKLERHVDFPALRVNLRAQFEDYLARRAGPEMQSNLFGAFALSVANNLITSGVDTLVTPLGIGALLQGRSTWKKATGQTIGGDSYAPAQPADPLREATHHYESLSRFTATVRDDDGDPLVFVFTRQGLRWRLTDIRLPLRG, encoded by the coding sequence ATGAAGAAGTGGATCGCCCTGGCGCTGGTGCTGGTGTTGGCCCTGGTGGGTTATGTGGCCGCAGGCCCCTATCTGGCGATCAACGGCATCCGCACGGCGTTGGCCGAGCAGGACACCGCCAAGCTCGAACGGCATGTGGATTTCCCGGCGTTGCGGGTCAACCTGCGCGCCCAGTTCGAGGATTACCTGGCCCGCCGCGCGGGTCCGGAGATGCAGTCCAATCTGTTTGGCGCATTCGCCTTGTCGGTGGCCAACAATCTGATTACCAGCGGCGTGGATACGCTGGTCACGCCGCTCGGCATCGGCGCGCTGCTGCAGGGCCGCTCCACCTGGAAGAAGGCCACCGGCCAGACCATCGGCGGCGACAGCTATGCGCCGGCGCAACCGGCCGATCCGCTGCGCGAGGCCACCCATCATTACGAATCGCTGTCGCGCTTCACCGCCACGGTGCGGGACGATGATGGCGACCCGCTGGTGTTTGTGTTTACCCGCCAGGGGCTGCGCTGGCGGCTGACGGATATCCGCCTGCCGCTTCGGGGCTGA
- a CDS encoding DUF2461 domain-containing protein produces MSTYFSDASFKFLRGLARHNDKTWFNEHRQQYEDHVRQPFLRLLVDLQPALAEVSQHFLADPKTVGGSLFRIYRDARFSTDKSPYKPWQGARLYHERRKQVAAPSFYIHLQPGHCFVGAGLWHPEPPTQRRVRQFIVDNPGSWKAAAHAPAFRKRFDFDESELLSRPPRGFPADFAFIDDLKHKNFVFLRAVEDSVMTGPRLRETLAKDLVALGPFVDYLCAALDLEF; encoded by the coding sequence GTGAGCACGTATTTCAGTGACGCCAGTTTCAAGTTCCTGCGTGGACTGGCCCGCCACAACGACAAGACATGGTTCAACGAGCACCGGCAGCAGTACGAAGACCACGTGCGCCAGCCGTTCCTGCGCCTGCTGGTGGATCTGCAGCCGGCCTTGGCGGAAGTCAGCCAGCATTTCCTCGCCGACCCCAAGACCGTCGGCGGCTCGCTGTTCCGCATTTATCGTGACGCGCGCTTCTCCACCGACAAGTCGCCGTACAAACCCTGGCAGGGCGCGCGCCTGTACCACGAGCGCCGCAAGCAGGTGGCCGCACCGTCGTTCTACATCCATCTGCAACCGGGCCACTGCTTTGTCGGCGCCGGGCTGTGGCATCCCGAGCCGCCGACGCAACGGCGGGTGCGCCAGTTCATCGTCGACAACCCGGGCAGCTGGAAGGCGGCGGCGCATGCGCCGGCGTTTCGCAAGCGCTTCGATTTCGATGAGAGCGAACTGCTGAGTCGCCCGCCGCGCGGCTTTCCGGCCGACTTCGCCTTCATCGACGATCTGAAGCACAAGAATTTCGTGTTCCTCCGCGCCGTGGAAGACAGCGTGATGACTGGCCCGCGCCTGCGCGAGACCCTGGCCAAGGACCTGGTGGCCCTGGGCCCGTTCGTGGACTATCTGTGCGCCGCCCTGGATCTGGAGTTCTAG
- the sbcB gene encoding exodeoxyribonuclease I, producing MTASFLFYDLETFGADPRRSRIAQFAGVRTDSDLNLIEDPLDFFVKPADDLLPSPTATVITGITPQQALRDGVNEAEAMSKIAEAMSRPETCSLGYNSLRFDDEFVRHGLFRNFFDPYEREWRGGNSRWDLLDVMRLMHALRPDGIQWPRREDGYTSFKLEQLALLNGVRDGDAHEALSDVLATIGLGRLMRQAQPRLWEYALKLRDKRFAASLIDTTAMTPLLHISQRYPAQRMCAAMVLPLARHPQYDNRVLVFDLDGDPEALLSQDAEAIADRLYTPLADLPEGEVRVPLKEVHLNKAPVLVAQAHLRAADYQRLGIDADDIARRAERLRAAGPALAEKVRRVFAGERAYDTPDVDASLYGGFLGDGDRRRFPEIRSARPADLVGRDFGFKDARLPELLFRYRARNWRQSLTADEHTRWDDYRRRRLGSDSGLSEHSFETFHAEIATLRMTPTPDGRRQALLDQLQDWGRELEQSL from the coding sequence GTGACGGCGAGCTTTCTCTTCTACGATCTGGAAACCTTCGGCGCCGATCCGCGCCGCAGCCGCATCGCCCAGTTTGCCGGCGTGCGTACCGACAGCGACTTGAACCTGATCGAAGACCCGCTGGATTTCTTCGTCAAGCCGGCCGACGACCTGCTGCCCTCGCCCACCGCCACCGTCATTACCGGCATTACTCCGCAGCAGGCCCTGCGCGACGGCGTCAACGAAGCCGAAGCGATGTCGAAGATCGCCGAGGCGATGTCGCGGCCGGAGACCTGCAGCCTGGGCTACAACTCGCTGCGCTTTGATGACGAGTTCGTCCGCCACGGGCTGTTCCGCAATTTCTTCGACCCGTATGAGCGCGAATGGCGCGGCGGCAATTCGCGCTGGGATCTGCTGGACGTGATGCGCTTGATGCACGCGCTGCGCCCGGACGGCATCCAGTGGCCCAGGCGCGAGGACGGCTATACCTCGTTCAAGCTGGAACAACTGGCCCTGCTCAATGGCGTACGCGACGGCGACGCCCACGAGGCGCTGTCCGACGTGCTGGCCACCATCGGCCTGGGCCGGCTGATGCGGCAGGCGCAACCGCGGTTGTGGGAGTACGCGCTCAAGCTGCGCGACAAGCGCTTTGCCGCCAGTCTGATCGACACCACCGCAATGACTCCGCTGCTGCATATTTCCCAGCGCTATCCGGCGCAGCGCATGTGCGCGGCCATGGTGCTGCCGCTGGCGCGACATCCGCAGTACGACAATCGCGTGCTGGTGTTCGATCTGGACGGCGACCCTGAGGCGTTGCTCAGCCAGGACGCCGAGGCCATTGCCGATCGCCTGTACACGCCACTGGCCGATCTGCCCGAGGGCGAAGTGCGCGTGCCGTTGAAGGAAGTCCATCTGAACAAGGCACCGGTGCTGGTGGCGCAGGCGCATCTGCGTGCCGCCGACTATCAGCGCCTGGGCATCGACGCCGATGACATCGCCCGTCGCGCCGAACGCCTGCGCGCCGCGGGTCCGGCGCTGGCCGAAAAGGTCCGGCGGGTGTTTGCCGGCGAGCGCGCCTACGACACGCCGGATGTGGACGCTTCGCTGTATGGCGGCTTCCTGGGCGATGGCGATCGCCGGCGCTTTCCTGAAATCCGCAGCGCCCGCCCAGCGGACCTGGTGGGCCGCGACTTCGGCTTCAAGGATGCGCGCCTGCCCGAGCTGCTGTTCCGCTATCGCGCCCGCAACTGGCGCCAGAGCTTGACCGCGGACGAACACACGCGCTGGGATGATTACCGACGTCGACGCCTGGGCAGCGACAGTGGATTGTCCGAGCACAGCTTCGAGACCTTCCACGCCGAGATCGCCACCCTGCGCATGACGCCCACCCCCGACGGTCGCCGCCAGGCCCTGCTGGATCAGTTGCAGGACTGGGGGCGCGAGCTGGAGCAGAGTTTGTGA